The DNA sequence ATACCTTCTGGTTTACGAGGTTTTTTTGAGCCATGATAAAAACTTGTGTGTCCTAATGTATTGAATTGACACTAAGGCACTTGTATATatcttgaggtcttttttcctcataTTATGCATTATCCATTTTTGAGAGTGTTCATCTTATACTTGCCATGAGTACGGTTTTTTGAACACTTTCTCCTATATCTGCATTTAGTTTCGTAGGAAAAATATTGGCATAGTGTTGACCGCTCAGTGGTTAGTTGAAGTGGGAAGATTCTTTATTTGTAGTGAGGTTAGATACAATGAAAAATAGTTCTTTGGATTGGCTTAGGGAGGAATCAATGACTTGTGAAGTATTCTTTCTTGGTAGGGTTCTATACTTCTGTAGCATCGTGTTTTCTCATCTTTCTTAAGGGGTATTTCCTCCAACAAAGTTTGCACCATCTGACTTCATGTTTTAGGGAGGTTAGTTTATTGTTGAACCAGGGGATTTTATATTGTCTTCTGTTGGTAAATATCTTTACGTGGGCAACCTGGTTTAGGGCTGCTAGTAGTGTGCCGATCCAGCTTTCAATATGTATTGAATGTTAGAGTAAAGTAGCAAAAATTAAGAATAATGGGAATTTCAATATAGAGATCTTGGGTAATTGAATTGAAGTGGATTGACGTGTTCACAGATTATGCTTACACCTCTACAAAAAAGGCTGAGCCCTCACAATTAACATTATTGGGGCTAAAATCTTCCAAATAGAATTATATATTCAAGAATATGCTTGCATAAACAGAAAAACCTTTACTTGCTTTCTAAATATAAAAAGTACATTAACTTGTCTCAAAGTGGTATTGAATTCCAACACAATGGACCAGCAGTCAGAAGAATGTGTAGTCAGCTCTTGGAATGACTTGTTATAGTTACAAAAAGTGTTTACAGTCTGAAATAGAGAGTTTAGatattggggggagggtgttagtATACTAGTGTCCAGGAGAGGGAAAGACTAGGACCAGTAGGGAAAATAAGATTTAAGATTGATGTTGTAACCTGCATAATACAAAATCAATTGGATACAATACTGTGCAGTAAAAATGATTTATTGAGAGATTTTATAAGAATAAGAGGACAGAATAGACTGAAACCAATCCCTTCCACAGAGAAATCCAATGAAGTGAATGTTTAGAGATGTTTATGATTTTTGTTAGTAGTATAAAACTATAACTGTAAGATTATAAAATCATATGTGTATGTGAGGAGTGATGGGATAGCTGGATTATGAGTATAATTTAAAATAGATGTTAAATAAACTATGTTATTAGCATGGGTTTGGGAGGCAGTGAACTTGAATTTTAGCTTTTGTCATCTAATCTCTCCCCTGTGCTAGTTGGAATGCCAGACTGTAATaggttttatgtatgtttttatgaaaCCAATAGGCAATATGAGCTCTTAAAATTTGTGAACCTAATTatcccccctttatcaagctgtgctgccgGGCAGTGTGAGCTAAATGCAAGCATCTATTCCTATGGAAGACTCTGCATTTAGCTCGCTCTGCTTGGCAATGCAGCATGATAGGAAGGGGAGTGTTACTAAATTGAGGCCCACCATTCATTTACTTATATCTATTTGCATACCATTGCATACCATTGCATATCAGTGTTAAGCTATCATTTCTTTTTAGGCTCCTAAATATAGTGAAATTGAGCATACATTCAGGAACTTGGCTGTATTAAATTCTCAGAGGCCAATTTAGGATTGTACtgtaaaactttttaaaaccgaaCCCTATGTGCAGTATTAAATTATGATGCTGTCTTAGGTGTTTTTCTAGTGCATGTTGGGTGTAGGGCTTTGCATGAGTAAAACTAAGTATCTTAGTTGCCAACCCACCTCGAATGGATCTATGTGATTGTTCTGAAAACTGGTCCTTTTAGACTAAAGATTCTTCTTGTTACTATAATGCAGGTACTTTTACAGTAGAGAAACAAACTTGGATCAAAGGCAAACACACATAATCATGCTTCATTAGAAGTTTTGAGATCAGGATTTAACACTGTGCAAGGCATTGAACCAGAGTATTAAACTGAAGTTTTATAATGTTGGCAGTCTAAACAGAGGGCCAACAGTGAGAAGGAACTAACGTTTGAGTGACTTTTCCTAATTATGTTGCATAGCATTCAAAACCCTATATAGGGATATCCCTGCTAGCTTCCCAAGATTCATGGGAAAACTAAGCCCTGGAACACCACATCTGAGACAGACTAACCCTATCTTGCCTATCTATGAAGGGTATAAAATACACTAAATCCCACTGCAAATTCTTTAGCTATCAGATTGCCAAAACCTTGAATTCATTCCCCATAGAAATCAAAACTACCAACAGTCTTACTAGGTTCCAAAAAGATCAGAAAACATGGGTTTTTCAGAAAAGTTATGGGAGGTCTCGGGAAATCTAAATTACATACTACAATCTAACTCTTTCAAGGATAATACAATCTATACTCCACTACCTAAGTAACTGACATCAGTCCAGTTACTTATAATAATTGTCAGACATAACATATTTGAGCCAATCTCCATATTTGAGCCAATCTCCATACATACATAGTTTGCCTGTAATAATGGTCAACATCGTAATGTTGAAAGTTTTGGGAGCTAGTTAGATTCAACATTGAGCATGAAAGATCAAGTATTGGCTGTGGTTAAATCAGCATTTTTCCACATACAATTACTGAGTAGTTTCAAATCAACGTTTACAGGGTATGACTTTCGGATGTTGGTGCAGACCATAATCATTGCaaagttggattactgcaatgcacccTAGGGATTGCATCTTCACAATGTAAAGCTTTGCAGATGATTCAAAATGCTACAGCATGTTGGATATGTGATGGCAAGAATTTTGAACATGTTACCCCATGGTTAAaaaaaactccattggttgcctgtCAAATTTCGAATCCTTTTCAAAATTCTTGTGTTGGTATTTAAGGTTATTCATTATAACATTCCCTGATATCTAACACAAGTAATGACATTCTATCTGCCTTCTAAATCTCTTAAGATCGGAAGGGGCAATACAATTGTCACTAAATGAGTTTTCATGAGTACACTATGAAAACACAAGGGTATCTGCAATCTCAATTGCAAGGTTGTTATTATGGAACAAATTGACAGGAACATTGAGAGCGCTGTTGGATTTACaaaaattcaagaaagtatggaaaACTACTTTGTAGAGGTGTTTAAATGAATGGATATTAATACTTTATGGAGACATTTACATTAGTATACTTGGAGGTATTACAATGCATGAAGACAAGTTATAACTTGTCTTCATGCATTGTAATACCTCCAAGTACACATACATTCATATATGTATGTCCTAATACTATGATTGTACTTTGTAAGCTTCTTAGGTGGAAGCGGGTAAGAAACTTTTTAAATAGATTTATCTTACCCAGTCTTTGTATGTAAGCCTTTGTAAAACTATATGCAATTTGTAACCTGCTTAGAACTTTaacagaagcccctgtaacttTTCTaaagagcccatgtattgtaatacCTCGcaaagctctttgtaactctttgtaatacctctacagaagctcatgtattgtaacaccttttacagaagctcatgcaaaccgctctgaattgactccctagtcattagtggtatagaagctcacaataaacaataaacaatttgcTGCAAACTAATTGGAACATAATGCTTTCCTTTTTCCAGTTCTTTGGAGCCTATTATAAATGTGCAGGAATTTTTACCTGGGAGAGCCAGTTTGTACCTGGTTATATTTGCTGTTTCACATCTGaggtggggtgttttttttttttctttcttcctcagAATTCTCTTGCCATAGTCTGCATGCAATGACATTCTACCTTTGTGAATTTACTTATGtaacttgggatctaactaggtacttgggacctgggatggccactattggaaacaggatgctggacttgatggactttcagtctgtcccagtatggcaattcttatatgtaTGTAAGGCTCAGCTATTTGTTTCCCACTTATATTCAAGTgaggttttttttgcttttagggCATTTCTTGTTGAAACTTTCTGGCCATAGCTATAGGGTACATATATTCTtccaaactttcaaaacattttGCTATGCTTTTGTAGTGGCCTGATTTTTCTTGTCTTGTTGACTAGAAGTCCTATTTTGTCTAGGATTCATACTGTATCAGCCAAATTGTTTTCCAACCAGACTTGAATGGCTGAGCCATTCTGCTGTGCATGTAAATTTCATATGGAAATACTCCCACTGAGTTttgactacttttttttttttcagaaactcAGGTGGTGCTTTGCAGCATAAAAATGTTTAAAGAGATGTGAAGTTGGAGTATAAAAATGTCATTAGTacatatttttttattgattaatTACATATTTCAAACATAATAAAGTAAATGAAACACATAGTCCACATCAACGGGAAGAAACAGCAAGAAATTATTTTACAATTATTAATAAACCTAGAAAtaaaacatatagggctccttttactaaggtgcgctagcgtttttagcgcacgcaggatattaccacgcaCTACACCGCacactacatggctagaactaacaccagctcaatgctggcgttaaggtctagcgtgcgcggcaattcagcgcatgctattccgcgcattaatttGGACAAGTTACAGCTACTGACAAATTACAAGTGGAGCCAATTTGACCCTAAGGAGAGACATTTAAGTCAGCAAATGCTCTGTCCACCTGAGCTGTATCTTCAGAGGGACATTTTTCAAGTGGACAAACAGGTGtaaatgggggaggggtgatGGAGTAGAATGTCCACCCCCACTTAATGATGCCCCTGAAAAACAAATCCCCATAGATGTTATAGTGGGTTTAAATAGTATATGCTTGTCCATTAGGCTGACGTACCTTtggtctttcctttttttgttttattgttttattgcatAATAAATTGTATCTCAGTCTCCAAATATCTCCTCCCGGCTTCTTTCAGGCTCCTAAGGGGTCCCAAGGGGCCAATTGTGCCCCTTATGGCATGCCACTGGCCACATACCAAGTGGCTGTGCGCCACTAGCGCGATGGCATTTTAAGCAGTTTGTCCCAGCGGCAGTGTATGATGTAAGTAAATGTAGCTAGTTTACTATGTTTTACTTTTAACTGAAGTAATTCAACCAAATTGGTAAAATTATTACTTACAGTAAAAATTAAAGACAGAAGCAAGATGTAAATAGTAACTCCCtgctaaaccaaataaaacagcaAAACCTGAAACAGGATTTTGCTACTAAATGTTGCCATACTGGCCAATCCAAGTCCTgtatctgggaataacaaagaccaagtgcagggcattgcaggtggttcagaatgccgcagctagactgataactggaatgccaagatatcagcatattactccatatctttgccaattcaatacaaagcaattatgttgTGTGATCAATTTCTGTATGGCACGATATGTCCAAGTATGGGGAATCTTACTCACATGTCACCAAAATGTAGTTTTTTAAGTTTTCAAACAATACTTTTAAAGCAAGCGTCATCCACTTGATTTATTAAGATAAGTACTCTTTTTTTTTAGGATTGAAAAATGACATTTTAGAGAGACGTGCATAGAGATTTGTTATGAAGCTTGACAGACCTGTTGTGTACTTTTGTAATGTTCAACTAAGCAAGTTGATGGCTCACAATTAAATGCATTTTTGAAACAGTTTTTCTGTAGGGTCTCcacttttttgaaaactttttggcAATATTTTATGAAATTGGGTCCAATGATTGTATTTCAGCTTGGAGATTCTTGATTATGGAAAAAACTTTATCACTGAAGAGATGTTTCTTGATTTATGTACATTGAATAATTTAAGCTGAAATTTATGTGTTTCCAAATTCTCTAATAGATTATGAATTACCTAAGATCATAAAGAATCAAAAATGAGATTGACATGGCTTCTCCAATTCTCTGCCTGGTACTTCTAGGTTACTCTTCCAATCCATTTACTTTAGGTTTGTCTCTAGTGTGTTTGAAGTATCTTAGGCTGCAAAGGTATACAAAAGAATAGGTACCGGTTCTGGGGCTGCAGTGGGTGCTCAGCACCCCTAATATTCATCGTGTTGAGGGACATGCAATTTCTGCTGTGTTTTAGCATGTCCAATAACTGAAAAGTTGATGCCTGTGATTTGCAGTGTTGCCTGGAGCATCTTGTCATTCATCTATTTAAACTGCTATCTGCTCTGTCATGATCTTCACTTTTAGTTATGCGTTTTAATAAAAATGCAATATTAAGAAgaatgaaacttttttttttttttccccttccccttacaGGATGAAACAAGCATCAGAAGGATTGTGGATTTGAGCCAAAGAGCAAGAAGTGAATACTTGGAAATGAGCTTATTAAAATACTTTTGAAGTTCAGAAAAGCTTAAGCATTCCTACTTTGTAAATTATATTGTAAATGGAATAAAACAAAATGATCAGAAGGAATGTAGAATGTTTAGAAGAAAAAGCAAAGCACGTTTCCTATCCAACCTTACTACTTGGagatacaaagaaaaataaacttatGTGCAGAGTAAGTGTGGAGCAGAGCCAGGATTATACAGATGATGGCCGGAAAGGTTTGGTCGATTGTAACTCTAACAAAAAGGATGCTAAAAGCTTTCCTGTAACCTTTCCATGTACTGATGTGTTGGAGTTAGAAGAGTCTATAAATTGTAAAGAGGCATTGATTGGAACAGACTTGAAGTACATGGATGTTGAAAGAACTCAAATTTATGCCTGCAGCACAAAACTAAGCTCAGAGGAACCAAGAAGCCTTGAAAAAAGCAATAATAGTCTAAAAAGTATGCAACTTGATAAGCTTAAGGAGACTGTGCCTTATACTGAAAAATATAGCAATGTAGCTATTAAGGGCTCTGTATTTCATAATTCTTTCAGACCTCATACAGCAGAAATAACAGAAGTTCATGAAAGACTTAGCAGAGGCTTGGAGCAGGCATTTGTCACAAGTGCAGATTTGCCCTTAAATTTCCTTACATCATCTATTTCTGATGAAATGGGTATAAGGAAAAGTTTTGTTTCAAGTAGTTCAGAAAAGCCTCTTAGTACATCCTTGCTGGATAGTTCAGAGGCCAGCAGTGAATCTAACAGTGTTCATCCTACTTTGTTAAAACTATCTGATGATATACCAGATAGTTTGAGAAGCATAGGTGAGCAGTCTATACAAGAGATACAGTTTATTGATCTACCAACACTTAATAAAGAATACAAAGAAAAAGTGACCGTGCTTAAAGTATTTGAACAGACATGCTTTCCACAGTATTTTAATGACCAAAATTGCAAAGACAATTTATTAGACTTGAATTTAAATAGCCCTGATGTGCTTGATAAATGCTCATCCAAACATCTGAAACTGGCATGTCAAAAGACAGCAGGTCCTAGTGGAAATGGCCATTGTAATTTGAAACCCAGTTTGAGTGACAGTATGAAACAAGTTCCATGTCAATCAGAAGAGAAAGTTAATTTAATTAAAATAAGTAGCCCATCTGATACAAACCAGAATATGGTATCTAATCAAGTACTTGTCAGCACACCTGAAGGAAAGGCGATTTCTCCATCAGAACACAattgtgaagaaacattttttattaGTCCCATTGCAAATGGCACTTGTGCCACCAGTACATCAACACCATTACCAGATTCAAAGAATATAACCTTCTGTCTTCCAGTTGTGGAAGATAATGAAGTCTCCCCTGCTAAAATTCCAAAGAATATTGAACTTGTTGAGGTCAACTCAAAGGCACTCACTCAGCCAGCCAAATCTGTCTCAGGAAGTACTGAGACAAAAGTGACAAATACAAAGCCCTCTGTAGCTACAATTCACAAATCTAGGAGAGCAGAAATCATCAGCTTTCCCAAACCAAATTTCAAAAATGTAAAGCCAAAAATAACAACAAGACCCTTGCTGCAATCAAAAGAGCAGACACCTGCAAAGCATTCTCCAAGGTCCTCACCATGCTTTTCTACTCCTTCATCTGTTGCTTCTCCAAGAACAAGTTCTACCAAGGTTCTGGGAAAGAAATCAGATTCAAAATCAGGTACACTTAAGCCCCCTACACCACTAAAACATTCATTTCCTAGCAAAACTTTGCATGCTACAACTGAAGCTAAAAATGCATCATACAAGGTTCCAGGAGTAACTGCCTTGAAACAAACTGTAAATGATGAAAGTTCTTCCAGTTCAACATGTTCTTCAGCTACTATGACACATGCTCAGGGCATTAAAGTGTCGGAATTTAAAGTAGATAGAGCAAAGACAATGGTGAAGTCAAACATCTTAAAATCTGAATTGGTGGGATCTAGGAGTGTGTACAGTGGGCATATGGTGTCTCCTTTGGAAAAACAAAAGCTGGTAGAGGTACAAGAGACGGAAGAAGACGTTTTtgtttctccattggtaagttgGAAAGTCCCTAAATTTTAGGCACCAGTGTTTTAGATTTAAAATGTAAATTTGTTTGCAAGTATTTAGCTTGGAATGTATCTTGGTTTTGAGGAGTGCTATGGCTTCCTTATGCAATGTTGTAATAAATTTGGAACCTATTTATTGACAATGGCATATGATGATACAATACTCAGATGCATCATTTAAAATAACAAATTAAGGGTACAACTAGATATACTGATGATAAACATTTGTAATccatcaattttttaaaatttttttttataatttactAATCCAAAAATGCTTGCTATTGACATTCTCCATAGTTTAGTTCGGAGGTATGATAGGTATGTTTACAATACTACAACTGTATGTAGTAAAGTCAAGTGCAGATGTAAAATAAAGACTCGAGGGGCACACTCGGTGCGAAACTAAGCACAATCTTATCACCCTATTACATGTACCCACACCATAAATGCCAAAATCTGTCCTATATATCAAATGTATTGTAATGCTAGCTGCTTTATATATAGGGCCTATCGGTTGCCATGCTACTGTGCTCAGCCCCCAAATCTTGTATTCTCCTCTCTATACAGTTCATAAGAATTATCcctctgctgctgttcttccCTTTAATCTGCTGTTCTGAATATCTTATATGTGAACTGGTATCCTTGTTATCCACTGTTTCCCATGTTACTGTGCCCAgtacccaaaacatgtacataggaTTTTCTACTACTGCTCTTCATCCTTTTGATTAGTTCTGTCTATCTGCTTTTATATGAAGTTGTAGTCTTGTtgtgtaaacttgtaacccattctaggctcttctgggaggatgggctagaaattTGAATACATAAATATGTATGTTGCAGAAATAACTATTAACTCCACCAACTTAATATGTAGTTTGATTAGCTATGAAAGGTAACCCCTTCCTtggatcagaaataagcaaatgttggcagtTGGCagcatgtgtgtgtatgtatgtacagtatatttcAAATCTAATCAAAAAGTAGTTATACATATTCCTCTAAAATGCAGTGGATTCACTGAATTTACAAATATAGGGAGAAAACAATATACTACCAAGACTAGAACCAGATGGAAATTTGCTTGTGTTGGCCTAAATACTTTAAAAAAGAATTTTATATACATAACTAAAGGTAATCTAGCATTTTGTAGATGTTCTGGTGTATAGCAGTTATACTTATCTGGTTATTTGGACAAATTGAAGGATTGGAAATATGGCATGTATGTATTGAACAATTTAATGATTTGGTCTaactaaaataaacaaaacagaaaactaCATAGTATTTGAGAGAATGAAACAATGTGTAATGATGGTTTGATGTTTAAGACACAATAactttgttttaatttatttagaaTTAGCCATTCTGGAAAACTCATAAGAGATGGTGGTTTCAGAGCAATTCTGCAAAGCACAGAAGCAATGTGGGTATataaattagaagaaaaaaaattgtaaactAAACATGGAAATACTTTCCATATTGTAAGTTGATAGCTACCAGTTCTTCAAACACATTCACAGCTTATGTGGGATGAAAGGAACTAGGAAGACTGAGTCTAGCAATTTGCTCATTTGCTTAGTATGGAATTATAATTGGCATGCAAGATGGCCCAATTTGGCCTTTCTGTACTGTAGCTTAAAACATTGTTCAGTTGTAACGCCCCTATGTATTCAGAGCAATAACATTTTGCCCCAGCTTGATACCAGATAAAATTAGTGGGGCTATCTGggaaacatttatttaaaaacaaacaaacaatttttAGAAAAATTCATGACTAGAACtgtaggctgagaaccagggaaactgAAATTCAAATCCTACTTACCCTAGTACTATTCTttgttttaatatctttattcattttaaagctaaaaataagtgcaacatattatacagacattttaccctttaacagcacttaaattcaatcaaattatatttcataacaaatacatgtatCCTCCCCCCTTctatatacccaacaattgcactcaaccataattaaattaaaagtatttccccaccctggacatgtatgttcaaagggcaaaatccaTAATCACTCCTTAAAGAATtttatcaatggctcccaaacatccttaaatttcctataatatccctgctgtatagcaatcatatgttccattttaaaaatgtggcataaagattcccaccagaaattctaatttaaccggtcccagtttttccagttcctcaaaatgagttgtatggcaactcccatcataataaagagaagtttattattatgggaagatattggacttttagccctcattaatgtgCTGAAtagcactggattttccaatattctaTTCACtggatcccaaatggatctctaAAATTTAAGTCTCAAGGGACAATGggacagtagatgatccaatgtccctacattgagatgacaatgccagcatcttttagacttggaactatctaatttctgtaatcgagcaggggtccaaaaagctctatgtaacaagaaaaaccttgtttgtctcatagatgcagatgccatacatctcattctccaagtccaaattcgtggccattgagacgcagaaatctgctgctttatctcaatgctccaaatgtcacgaagacctgtctttggtttcttattcaaaaattcagatattaatttataccactgagcggcctgataccccaggaaatctgtctggaagcataggactggcaagctatactgatttttaagatttcgcCAATCAGAGAACCCCTTCTGattggcttgcttcaactgcaaccacttataattttgagacttagggctccttttacgaagctacgttaacggctttatcgcacacaactttttagcacacactaa is a window from the Geotrypetes seraphini chromosome 1, aGeoSer1.1, whole genome shotgun sequence genome containing:
- the MTUS1 gene encoding microtubule-associated tumor suppressor 1 isoform X1, giving the protein MIRRNVECLEEKAKHVSYPTLLLGDTKKNKLMCRVSVEQSQDYTDDGRKGLVDCNSNKKDAKSFPVTFPCTDVLELEESINCKEALIGTDLKYMDVERTQIYACSTKLSSEEPRSLEKSNNSLKSMQLDKLKETVPYTEKYSNVAIKGSVFHNSFRPHTAEITEVHERLSRGLEQAFVTSADLPLNFLTSSISDEMGIRKSFVSSSSEKPLSTSLLDSSEASSESNSVHPTLLKLSDDIPDSLRSIGEQSIQEIQFIDLPTLNKEYKEKVTVLKVFEQTCFPQYFNDQNCKDNLLDLNLNSPDVLDKCSSKHLKLACQKTAGPSGNGHCNLKPSLSDSMKQVPCQSEEKVNLIKISSPSDTNQNMVSNQVLVSTPEGKAISPSEHNCEETFFISPIANGTCATSTSTPLPDSKNITFCLPVVEDNEVSPAKIPKNIELVEVNSKALTQPAKSVSGSTETKVTNTKPSVATIHKSRRAEIISFPKPNFKNVKPKITTRPLLQSKEQTPAKHSPRSSPCFSTPSSVASPRTSSTKVLGKKSDSKSGTLKPPTPLKHSFPSKTLHATTEAKNASYKVPGVTALKQTVNDESSSSSTCSSATMTHAQGIKVSEFKVDRAKTMVKSNILKSELVGSRSVYSGHMVSPLEKQKLVEVQETEEDVFVSPLPFSGKTIQKEITPNFRSKTVLQPITKAQAPTFVPLLRKGSNKNVIAKVSTPYQGIQLEASGIDRISPKGRPTIKAAPAALTRSLPRKAPLKQPVLHRTPSVSSVCSTQSERSAFGSKSSIATGSINEEAPQCARPNDTSESQSSKFWGLKSKVQSLKQPQAGLKIKSLGTNQDLPNSARALPLPRKPGDHPVRSNLLCKGTSGLPAPKCSPVEKNKQKTNQRSPCTQAHTLPDETQAHELAESRTKCEKQCGIIRQLKQFLANSNRKFEALAVVVQNLLSQKEEGLKQRKDLSQELAILRGDLVISTTACDNLEKERNDLQNAYEGVIQKLKDHHQSELEELEEKLKQFYSEECEKLQCVFIEEAEKYKTQLQIKVDELNTTHENLRLDLETSHSEKIEEMKTAYEESFSELKKTSELDKRLMEDSLGEKQTSLEKIIDELRSENESLKEKMRVQEEKKKLAKEKANAKNPQLEYLEQELESLKAVMEIKNEKLHKQDKKLMQIERLVENNTTLVEKLNKYQQENEDLKARMDKHMALSRQLSSEQAVLQESLQKESKVNKRLSMENEELLWKLHNGDLCSPKKLSPTSPLPFQPSRSSGSFSSPPISPR
- the MTUS1 gene encoding microtubule-associated tumor suppressor 1 isoform X2; translation: MIRRNVECLEEKAKHVSYPTLLLGDTKKNKLMCRVSVEQSQDYTDDGRKGLVDCNSNKKDAKSFPVTFPCTDVLELEESINCKEALIGTDLKYMDVERTQIYACSTKLSSEEPRSLEKSNNSLKSMQLDKLKETVPYTEKYSNVAIKGSVFHNSFRPHTAEITEVHERLSRGLEQAFVTSADLPLNFLTSSISDEMGIRKSFVSSSSEKPLSTSLLDSSEASSESNSVHPTLLKLSDDIPDSLRSIGEQSIQEIQFIDLPTLNKEYKEKVTVLKVFEQTCFPQYFNDQNCKDNLLDLNLNSPDVLDKCSSKHLKLACQKTAGPSGNGHCNLKPSLSDSMKQVPCQSEEKVNLIKISSPSDTNQNMVSNQVLVSTPEGKAISPSEHNCEETFFISPIANGTCATSTSTPLPDSKNITFCLPVVEDNEVSPAKIPKNIELVEVNSKALTQPAKSVSGSTETKVTNTKPSVATIHKSRRAEIISFPKPNFKNVKPKITTRPLLQSKEQTPAKHSPRSSPCFSTPSSVASPRTSSTKVLGKKSDSKSGTLKPPTPLKHSFPSKTLHATTEAKNASYKVPGVTALKQTVNDESSSSSTCSSATMTHAQGIKVSEFKVDRAKTMVKSNILKSELVGSRSVYSGHMVSPLEKQKLVEVQETEEDVFVSPLPFSGKTIQKEITPNFRSKTVLQPITKAQAPTFVPLLRKGSNKNVIAKVSTPYQGIQLEASGIDRISPKGRPTIKAAPAALTRSLPRKAPLKQPVLHRTPSVSSVCSTQSERSAFGSKSSIATGSINEEAPQCARPNDTSESQSSKFWGLKSKVQSLKQPQAGLKIKSLGTNQDLPNSARALPLPRKPGDHPVRSNLLCKGTSGLPAPKCSPVEKNKQKTNQRSPCTQAHTLPDETQAHELAESRTKCEKQCGIIRQLKQFLANSNRKFEALAVVVQNLLSQKEEGLKQRKDLSQELAILRGDLVISTTACDNLEKERNDLQNAYEGVIQKLKDHHQSELEELEEKLKQFYSEECEKLQCVFIEEAEKYKTQLQIKVDELNTTHENLRLDLETSHSEKIEEMKTAYEESFSELKKTSELDKRLMEDSLGEKQTSLEKIIDELRSENESLKEKMRVQEEKKKLAKEKANANPQLEYLEQELESLKAVMEIKNEKLHKQDKKLMQIERLVENNTTLVEKLNKYQQENEDLKARMDKHMALSRQLSSEQAVLQESLQKESKVNKRLSMENEELLWKLHNGDLCSPKKLSPTSPLPFQPSRSSGSFSSPPISPR
- the MTUS1 gene encoding microtubule-associated tumor suppressor 1 isoform X4, with the translated sequence MIRRNVECLEEKAKHVSYPTLLLGDTKKNKLMCRVSVEQSQDYTDDGRKGLVDCNSNKKDAKSFPVTFPCTDVLELEESINCKEALIGTDLKYMDVERTQIYACSTKLSSEEPRSLEKSNNSLKSMQLDKLKETVPYTEKYSNVAIKGSVFHNSFRPHTAEITEVHERLSRGLEQAFVTSADLPLNFLTSSISDEMGIRKSFVSSSSEKPLSTSLLDSSEASSESNSVHPTLLKLSDDIPDSLRSIGEQSIQEIQFIDLPTLNKEYKEKVTVLKVFEQTCFPQYFNDQNCKDNLLDLNLNSPDVLDKCSSKHLKLACQKTAGPSGNGHCNLKPSLSDSMKQVPCQSEEKVNLIKISSPSDTNQNMVSNQVLVSTPEGKAISPSEHNCEETFFISPIANGTCATSTSTPLPDSKNITFCLPVVEDNEVSPAKIPKNIELVEVNSKALTQPAKSVSGSTETKVTNTKPSVATIHKSRRAEIISFPKPNFKNVKPKITTRPLLQSKEQTPAKHSPRSSPCFSTPSSVASPRTSSTKVLGKKSDSKSGTLKPPTPLKHSFPSKTLHATTEAKNASYKVPGVTALKQTVNDESSSSSTCSSATMTHAQGIKVSEFKVDRAKTMVKSNILKSELVGSRSVYSGHMVSPLEKQKLVEVQETEEDVFVSPLPFSGKTIQKEITPNFRSKTVLQPITKAQAPTFVPLLRKGSNKNVIAKVSTPYQGIQLEASVEKNKQKTNQRSPCTQAHTLPDETQAHELAESRTKCEKQCGIIRQLKQFLANSNRKFEALAVVVQNLLSQKEEGLKQRKDLSQELAILRGDLVISTTACDNLEKERNDLQNAYEGVIQKLKDHHQSELEELEEKLKQFYSEECEKLQCVFIEEAEKYKTQLQIKVDELNTTHENLRLDLETSHSEKIEEMKTAYEESFSELKKTSELDKRLMEDSLGEKQTSLEKIIDELRSENESLKEKMRVQEEKKKLAKEKANAKNPQLEYLEQELESLKAVMEIKNEKLHKQDKKLMQIERLVENNTTLVEKLNKYQQENEDLKARMDKHMALSRQLSSEQAVLQESLQKESKVNKRLSMENEELLWKLHNGDLCSPKKLSPTSPLPFQPSRSSGSFSSPPISPR